The following coding sequences are from one Streptomyces sp. V3I7 window:
- a CDS encoding FtsW/RodA/SpoVE family cell cycle protein, translated as MTKAGTTVSATDRLPPVARLPRRRGIELALIVLAVLLSLYGYCHVGLARTGSVPPGAVGYGAGLGVLALLAHLAVRIRAPYAEPLLLPIGVLLNGLGLVLIYRLDLETPGDRAAPAQLVWSTLGVGLFIVVVLLLRDHRVLQRYAYVSVVTALGLLTLPILFPAVNGARIWIRIAGFSIQPGEFAKVLLAVFFAAYLAANRGALAYAGRRVWFVQLPTGRVLGPIVAIWLISVGVLVLERDLGTSLLFFGLFVVLLYVATGRTGWIAVGLLLAVLGAVAVGWLEPHVHSRVEDWMDPFATIRAGQGPNQLAQSLFAFAAGGMLGSGLGLGHSILIGFAAKSDFILATAGEELGLAGLSAIFLLYGLLVERGYRAGLALRDPFGQLLAVGLASIVALQVFVIAGGVTGLIPLTGMAMPFLAQGGSSVVTNWAITALLIRLSDSARRQGAPYGQPEQRRAYGTARVAP; from the coding sequence ATGACGAAGGCCGGAACCACCGTGTCGGCGACGGACCGCCTCCCGCCCGTCGCACGTCTGCCCCGGCGTCGCGGCATCGAGCTCGCGCTCATCGTGCTGGCCGTGCTGCTGTCCCTGTACGGCTACTGCCACGTCGGCCTGGCGCGGACCGGCTCCGTGCCGCCCGGTGCCGTCGGCTACGGCGCCGGGCTCGGGGTGCTCGCCCTGCTCGCGCATCTCGCGGTGCGGATCCGGGCGCCGTACGCCGAGCCCCTGCTGCTGCCCATCGGGGTGCTGCTCAACGGCCTCGGACTGGTCCTGATCTACCGGCTCGACCTGGAGACGCCCGGCGACCGGGCCGCCCCCGCCCAGCTCGTGTGGTCCACGCTCGGCGTGGGCCTCTTCATCGTGGTGGTCCTGCTGCTGCGCGATCACCGTGTGCTCCAGCGCTACGCCTACGTCAGTGTGGTCACGGCCCTCGGTCTGCTCACGCTGCCGATCCTCTTCCCGGCGGTGAACGGCGCGCGGATCTGGATCCGGATCGCCGGGTTCTCCATCCAGCCGGGCGAGTTCGCCAAGGTGCTCCTCGCGGTGTTCTTCGCCGCCTATCTGGCGGCCAACCGGGGCGCGCTCGCGTACGCGGGGCGCCGGGTGTGGTTCGTGCAGCTGCCCACGGGCCGGGTGCTCGGGCCGATCGTCGCCATCTGGCTGATCAGCGTCGGGGTGCTGGTGCTGGAGCGCGATCTCGGCACGTCGCTGCTGTTCTTCGGCCTGTTCGTGGTGCTGCTGTACGTCGCCACCGGCCGCACCGGCTGGATCGCGGTGGGGCTGCTGCTGGCCGTGCTGGGCGCGGTCGCCGTCGGGTGGCTGGAGCCGCATGTGCACAGCCGGGTCGAGGACTGGATGGACCCGTTCGCGACGATCAGGGCGGGGCAGGGCCCCAACCAGCTCGCCCAGTCGCTGTTCGCCTTCGCGGCGGGCGGGATGCTGGGCTCCGGGCTCGGCCTCGGCCACTCGATCCTGATCGGGTTCGCGGCCAAGTCGGACTTCATCCTGGCGACGGCGGGCGAGGAGCTGGGGCTGGCCGGACTGTCGGCGATCTTCCTGCTGTACGGCCTCCTCGTGGAGCGCGGCTACCGGGCGGGCCTCGCCCTGCGCGACCCGTTCGGGCAGCTGCTCGCGGTCGGCCTCGCCTCGATCGTGGCGCTGCAGGTGTTCGTCATCGCGGGCGGGGTGACCGGCCTGATCCCGCTGACCGGCATGGCAATGCCGTTCCTGGCGCAGGGCGGCTCCTCGGTCGTCACCAACTGGGCGATCACCGCGCTGCTGATCCGGCTCAGCGACTCTGCCCGGCGGCAGGGCGCGCCGTACGGACAGCCCGAGCAACGCCGGGCGTACGGGACAGCGCGGGTGGCCCCGTGA
- a CDS encoding nuclease-related domain-containing protein yields the protein MSELRVVPTWRHGQERLYVCLTDGRNIAWYDRDTTRVNLLSADRRDDVLEALDPFITVPVTIGPPPVPTPAELARLNLHPDDDLAPNRPGEALLIALDREPAPSRRLRPDPRRRALQAEQTVGEVLDRLDGAGWHALHSLPLPGGDRIHHLLIGPGGLFALHTLYARKQRVQLADPMVTVGRREALPLLRRVRADADRASYALTAEVHPVLVLVAPSHVSGTSMPRDVHVLRETEVAGLARLGGTLKPADVEGLHAMARDRGTWEAA from the coding sequence ATGAGCGAACTGCGCGTCGTGCCGACCTGGAGGCACGGCCAGGAGCGGCTGTACGTCTGCCTCACGGACGGCAGGAACATCGCCTGGTACGACCGTGACACGACCAGGGTCAACCTGCTCAGCGCCGACCGCAGGGACGACGTCCTCGAAGCGCTGGACCCGTTCATCACGGTCCCGGTGACCATCGGGCCGCCCCCGGTCCCGACCCCGGCGGAGCTGGCCCGGCTGAACCTCCACCCGGACGACGACCTCGCCCCGAACCGCCCTGGCGAGGCCCTGCTGATCGCCCTCGACCGCGAACCCGCCCCCTCCCGCCGCCTCCGCCCCGACCCGCGGCGCCGGGCCCTCCAGGCCGAGCAGACGGTCGGCGAGGTCCTCGACCGGCTCGACGGCGCCGGCTGGCACGCCCTGCACTCCCTCCCGCTGCCCGGCGGCGACCGCATCCACCACCTCCTCATCGGCCCCGGCGGCCTCTTCGCCCTGCACACCCTGTACGCCCGCAAGCAGCGCGTACAGCTGGCCGACCCGATGGTCACCGTGGGCCGCCGCGAGGCACTCCCGCTGCTGCGCCGGGTCCGCGCCGACGCCGACCGCGCCTCGTACGCGCTGACGGCCGAGGTCCACCCGGTTCTGGTGCTGGTGGCCCCGTCACACGTGTCCGGGACGTCGATGCCGCGCGACGTCCACGTCCTGCGGGAGACGGAGGTCGCGGGGCTGGCGAGGCTGGGGGGCACCCTGAAGCCGGCGGACGTGGAGGGGCTGCACGCGATGGCGCGGGATCGGGGGACTTGGGAGGCGGCGTAG
- the ligD gene encoding non-homologous end-joining DNA ligase: MTPITEVEGRRVALSNLEKVLYPATGFTKGELLHYYASAADALLPHLRDRPASFLRYPDGPDGQRFFTKNVPPGTPEWVTTAEVPRSEGPARMVLVQDLASLMWAANLVTEFHTHQWVIAAPGEADRLVFDLDPGEPATIVQCCEVALWLRDRLAADGIEAYVKTSGAKGLHLLAAVRAASSQRASDYAKGLAVEAERALPRLVVHRMTRSLRPGKVFVDWSQNAARKTTATPYTLRARAEPTVSAPVTWAEVEECGAPEHLVIQASDMAARLRDLGDLMAPLLDTERAAALP; this comes from the coding sequence ATGACGCCTATCACCGAGGTGGAGGGGCGAAGGGTCGCGCTCAGCAATCTCGAGAAAGTGCTGTATCCGGCGACCGGCTTCACCAAGGGCGAGCTGCTGCACTACTACGCGTCCGCGGCCGACGCGCTGCTCCCCCACCTCCGTGACCGGCCTGCGTCCTTCCTGCGCTACCCGGACGGCCCCGACGGTCAGCGCTTCTTCACCAAGAACGTGCCGCCCGGTACGCCCGAGTGGGTCACGACCGCCGAGGTGCCGCGCTCGGAGGGGCCCGCGCGGATGGTGCTGGTGCAGGACCTGGCCTCACTGATGTGGGCGGCGAACCTCGTCACGGAGTTTCATACGCACCAGTGGGTGATCGCGGCGCCGGGCGAGGCCGACCGGCTGGTCTTCGACCTCGACCCCGGGGAGCCCGCGACGATCGTGCAGTGCTGCGAGGTCGCGCTCTGGCTGCGGGACCGGCTGGCCGCGGACGGCATCGAGGCGTACGTGAAGACGTCCGGGGCGAAGGGGCTGCATCTGCTGGCCGCGGTGCGCGCGGCCTCGTCGCAGCGGGCGTCGGACTACGCGAAGGGGCTGGCGGTGGAGGCCGAGCGGGCGCTGCCGCGGCTGGTGGTGCACCGGATGACGCGGAGCCTGCGGCCGGGGAAGGTGTTCGTGGACTGGAGCCAGAACGCCGCGCGCAAGACCACGGCCACCCCGTACACGCTGCGGGCGCGCGCCGAGCCGACCGTGTCCGCGCCGGTGACCTGGGCCGAGGTCGAGGAGTGTGGGGCGCCCGAGCACCTCGTGATCCAGGCGTCGGACATGGCGGCCCGTTTGCGTGACCTCGGCGACCTGATGGCCCCGCTGCTCGATACCGAGCGCGCGGCCGCACTGCCCTGA
- a CDS encoding Ku protein → MQHVRSIWNGAISFGLVSIPIKLVNATESHSISFRQIHTEDGGRVRYRKVCELEDREVSGAEIGKGYEDADGTIIPITDEELSHLPIPTARTIEIVAFVPADRIDPLQMSAAYYLASGGAPAAKPYTLLREALKRNNKVAIAKYALRGRERLGMLRVVGDAIAMHSLLWPDEVRSPEGVAPDVEVTVRDKELDLADALMDTLGEVDLADLHDEYREALEEVIAAKAAGETPPETPSPAASGKVLDLMAALEKSVRAAKESRGEEAAEEADVTHLPKRRATPKETGAKKSTSTRAKKTAASASSARKSTSKTAQPERKASGGAGQTKSTAKTTTSKPAPKSASKSASKSTSKGTAKKTQAKKATPRKRPA, encoded by the coding sequence GTGCAGCACGTGCGATCCATCTGGAACGGCGCGATCTCGTTCGGCCTCGTCAGCATCCCGATCAAGCTGGTGAACGCCACCGAGAGCCACTCGATCTCCTTCCGCCAGATCCACACCGAGGACGGCGGCCGCGTCCGCTACCGCAAGGTCTGCGAGCTGGAGGACCGCGAGGTCAGCGGCGCGGAGATCGGCAAGGGGTACGAGGACGCCGACGGCACGATCATCCCGATCACCGACGAGGAGCTGTCCCACCTGCCGATCCCCACCGCGCGGACGATCGAGATCGTGGCCTTCGTCCCGGCCGACCGGATCGACCCGCTGCAGATGTCCGCGGCGTACTACCTGGCCTCGGGCGGCGCCCCGGCCGCCAAGCCGTACACGCTGCTGCGCGAGGCGCTGAAGCGGAACAACAAGGTCGCCATCGCCAAGTACGCCCTGCGCGGCCGCGAACGCCTGGGCATGCTCCGCGTGGTCGGCGACGCCATCGCCATGCACAGCCTGCTGTGGCCGGACGAGGTCCGCTCGCCCGAGGGGGTCGCCCCCGACGTGGAGGTCACGGTCCGCGACAAGGAACTCGACCTCGCGGACGCCCTGATGGACACCCTCGGCGAGGTCGACCTGGCCGACCTGCACGACGAGTACCGCGAGGCCCTGGAGGAGGTCATCGCCGCGAAGGCGGCCGGCGAGACCCCGCCCGAGACGCCGTCCCCGGCGGCGAGCGGCAAGGTGCTCGACCTGATGGCGGCCCTGGAGAAGAGCGTGCGGGCCGCGAAGGAGTCGCGGGGCGAGGAAGCTGCGGAGGAGGCGGACGTCACCCACCTCCCCAAGCGCCGCGCCACGCCGAAGGAGACGGGCGCGAAGAAGTCGACGTCCACGCGGGCGAAGAAGACGGCGGCCTCGGCGAGTTCCGCGAGGAAGTCGACGTCGAAGACGGCGCAGCCGGAGCGCAAGGCGTCGGGCGGGGCGGGACAGACGAAGAGCACGGCGAAGACGACGACGTCCAAGCCGGCGCCGAAGTCGGCGTCGAAGTCAGCCTCCAAGTCGACGTCCAAGGGGACGGCCAAGAAGACACAGGCGAAGAAGGCGACGCCCCGCAAACGCCCCGCCTGA
- a CDS encoding type II toxin-antitoxin system VapC family toxin, whose protein sequence is MTRSPASPGGTLVLDSEGLAKAVLRDRTVTGWLALAHADDLRVVVSSATLVEVVHPRINRPALEWTLSRLVVEPVSEPIARHASALLADAGLHGHKYAIDAMVSATALAAPGPATILTSDPEDLITLCGGRATVIKI, encoded by the coding sequence GTGACCCGCTCGCCCGCCAGCCCGGGCGGCACCCTGGTTCTCGATAGCGAAGGGCTGGCCAAGGCCGTCCTGCGCGACCGCACGGTCACCGGCTGGCTCGCCCTCGCTCACGCCGACGATCTGCGGGTGGTCGTCTCCTCGGCCACCCTCGTGGAAGTGGTCCACCCACGGATCAACCGTCCGGCCCTCGAATGGACGCTCTCCCGACTTGTCGTCGAACCGGTCAGCGAGCCCATCGCCCGGCACGCATCTGCTCTCCTCGCGGACGCCGGGCTGCACGGCCACAAGTACGCCATCGACGCGATGGTCAGCGCGACCGCTCTCGCGGCACCCGGCCCTGCCACGATCCTGACCTCCGACCCCGAAGACCTCATCACCCTGTGCGGTGGACGCGCCACCGTCATCAAGATCTGA
- a CDS encoding CopG family transcriptional regulator has product MSEPTGKYSITMPRDIAEAAKARSGPSGLSAYVAAAVARQIERDNLNELLQVAEAEHGPVTDEEIQALRDQLHKVRRQQTHGGADAA; this is encoded by the coding sequence ATGAGTGAGCCTACCGGCAAGTACTCGATCACTATGCCACGCGACATCGCCGAAGCCGCCAAGGCCCGGAGCGGGCCCTCGGGGTTGTCTGCTTACGTGGCCGCCGCAGTGGCCCGCCAGATCGAACGCGACAACCTCAACGAACTCCTCCAGGTCGCCGAGGCCGAGCACGGTCCCGTCACGGACGAGGAGATCCAGGCGCTGCGAGACCAGCTCCACAAGGTCCGGCGTCAGCAGACACACGGTGGGGCGGACGCCGCGTGA
- a CDS encoding HNH endonuclease — MCSRCKRLYSLGSRCEPCTSAAAKRREQKRQHTRPSPWARGYNTQYRKARAAILAANPVCSICNARPATTADHIVPLSRGGTNDIENLRPACGPCNFSRGNRTA, encoded by the coding sequence ATGTGCAGCCGCTGTAAGCGGCTCTACTCCCTCGGCTCACGGTGTGAGCCGTGCACCTCGGCCGCAGCGAAGCGGCGGGAGCAGAAGAGACAGCACACGCGCCCTTCGCCCTGGGCGCGTGGTTACAACACTCAATATCGGAAGGCTAGGGCCGCGATCCTCGCGGCTAACCCTGTCTGCTCTATCTGCAATGCTCGGCCGGCCACCACGGCCGATCACATAGTTCCGCTCAGTCGAGGCGGAACGAATGACATTGAGAACCTTCGCCCGGCCTGCGGGCCGTGCAACTTCAGCCGAGGCAACAGGACGGCCTAG
- a CDS encoding phage major capsid protein: MSIQDTYKKQANAALEERAKLVTELRSIEADSRLSAVEKRERVERIDKDLHRLEAEARDAVERGEREAEVRTLAERAGMASALTGSSALLGDREDEWRTLMPSLGEYRALISESVPVDGGYTVPQEISGKYIDALKAKSTFLRGLPADSIIPFTSATLSVPQLVSSTGADYAAEGQQIPEGQMVWGEVKFDAKKIGEIQWASTEVLEDSALDQRRVIAENLLRDASLKFDADAFTGSGANPIKGIVSQGTSTTLGTGKVTVTYDDLADAVARIEATNGTPSVVWASIDMAAALRKEKAAGSGIYQGGSPTDSPASTAWGLPILPSAFLPAKTVVVADGSRIVVGIRRNATVKVSEDARFDSDQVGFKLTMRMAGVSLAEATSAQVIKAAAS; this comes from the coding sequence ATGTCTATTCAGGACACTTACAAGAAGCAGGCGAACGCCGCTCTTGAGGAGCGTGCGAAGCTGGTTACCGAGCTTCGCTCTATCGAGGCCGATTCGAGGCTCTCTGCCGTTGAGAAGCGTGAGCGTGTCGAGCGCATCGACAAGGACCTTCACCGCCTGGAGGCCGAGGCCCGAGACGCTGTTGAGCGTGGCGAGCGCGAGGCGGAGGTTCGCACCCTGGCAGAGCGCGCGGGCATGGCGTCCGCCCTCACTGGTAGTTCGGCACTGCTTGGCGATCGCGAGGACGAGTGGCGCACGCTTATGCCGTCTCTCGGCGAATATCGCGCTCTGATCTCCGAGTCTGTTCCCGTGGATGGTGGATATACCGTTCCTCAGGAGATCTCCGGCAAGTACATCGATGCTCTGAAGGCCAAGTCCACTTTCCTGCGCGGCCTGCCGGCCGACAGTATCATTCCTTTCACTTCGGCTACTCTCTCCGTTCCGCAGCTTGTTTCCTCCACGGGTGCTGACTATGCCGCCGAGGGGCAGCAGATCCCCGAGGGGCAGATGGTTTGGGGTGAGGTCAAGTTTGATGCGAAGAAGATCGGCGAAATTCAGTGGGCTTCGACTGAGGTGCTGGAGGATTCCGCGCTTGATCAGCGGCGGGTGATCGCCGAGAACCTTCTTCGCGACGCTTCCCTCAAGTTCGATGCCGACGCTTTCACTGGCTCGGGTGCGAACCCGATCAAGGGCATCGTGTCTCAGGGCACGTCTACGACCCTCGGCACCGGAAAGGTCACGGTCACGTATGACGACCTGGCCGACGCCGTGGCCCGTATCGAGGCCACGAACGGAACTCCCTCGGTTGTGTGGGCTTCTATCGACATGGCTGCGGCTCTGCGTAAGGAGAAGGCTGCGGGGTCGGGCATTTACCAGGGCGGTTCCCCGACGGATTCCCCGGCTTCCACGGCTTGGGGCCTGCCGATCCTTCCTAGCGCGTTCCTTCCCGCTAAGACTGTCGTCGTTGCCGACGGCTCCCGCATCGTGGTCGGTATCCGTCGCAATGCCACGGTGAAGGTGAGCGAGGATGCGCGGTTTGATTCCGATCAGGTCGGCTTCAAGCTGACCATGCGCATGGCTGGCGTTTCTCTGGCCGAGGCCACTTCGGCTCAGGTCATCAAGGCTGCCGCCAGTTAG
- a CDS encoding winged helix-turn-helix domain-containing protein → MADTPIDPEAAEYVYRQVADHIAAEVASGKLHPGARLPGERALAEQYGVAIGTARRAVQELRERGLAVTLPAKGTFIADSQDQPEGQ, encoded by the coding sequence ATGGCAGACACGCCCATCGATCCGGAAGCCGCCGAGTACGTCTACCGGCAGGTCGCTGACCACATCGCTGCCGAGGTGGCCTCGGGGAAGCTTCACCCTGGGGCTCGCCTGCCAGGGGAGCGAGCCTTGGCTGAGCAGTACGGCGTAGCCATTGGCACAGCACGGAGAGCGGTTCAGGAATTGCGGGAACGCGGCCTCGCCGTCACGCTGCCCGCCAAGGGAACGTTCATCGCCGACTCACAGGACCAGCCCGAAGGGCAGTAG
- a CDS encoding helix-turn-helix domain-containing protein, whose product MQVQRTKHSSAYVQIPNVIARHGRLSLEAVGLLVRLLSLPDGTGATVEKICAQVPNGRRSVSKAMNELVEVGYVKRAKLQDPETGRWVTVTTVSDTPESETSPTNHMATVGETTGRAVGGSPKGEKTESKKDTTPTPVQAQEAAPLAPETPEQGGNGETAFLHKIGREMAREGRRILERLSLHKSLPLSDQEIGRLAPRVVPWLREDYRSEDILQCLTQNLPEHVSSVPGLITHRLKNFTPERTAQAAAQAPSRPVERAQCEVCEAPFRLGHQGGVCRSCQDELNHAATFLAAS is encoded by the coding sequence ATGCAGGTACAGCGTACTAAGCACAGCTCCGCGTACGTTCAGATCCCCAATGTCATCGCGCGGCACGGGCGCCTCTCCCTCGAAGCCGTCGGCTTGCTGGTGAGGCTCCTCTCCCTGCCCGACGGCACCGGGGCCACCGTCGAGAAGATCTGCGCCCAGGTCCCCAACGGCCGGCGCTCTGTCTCCAAGGCCATGAACGAGCTGGTCGAGGTTGGCTACGTCAAGCGCGCCAAGCTCCAGGACCCGGAGACCGGTCGATGGGTGACTGTCACGACCGTTTCCGACACCCCGGAGTCCGAGACTTCCCCGACTAACCACATGGCGACGGTCGGTGAGACGACTGGTCGGGCTGTCGGCGGCTCTCCCAAGGGAGAAAAGACGGAGAGCAAGAAAGACACCACCCCTACCCCCGTCCAGGCTCAGGAAGCCGCTCCGCTCGCTCCTGAGACCCCCGAGCAGGGCGGGAATGGAGAGACTGCCTTCCTGCACAAGATCGGCCGCGAGATGGCCCGTGAGGGCCGTCGCATCCTTGAGCGGCTGAGCCTGCACAAGAGCTTGCCTCTCTCGGATCAGGAGATAGGCCGCCTAGCCCCGAGGGTCGTCCCTTGGCTGCGCGAGGACTACCGCAGCGAAGACATCCTTCAGTGCCTCACGCAGAACCTCCCCGAGCACGTCAGCTCTGTCCCCGGCCTGATCACTCACCGGCTGAAGAACTTCACCCCGGAGAGGACCGCCCAGGCCGCCGCTCAGGCGCCCTCTCGGCCCGTTGAGCGGGCCCAGTGCGAAGTCTGTGAGGCCCCGTTCCGTCTCGGCCACCAGGGCGGCGTCTGCCGCTCCTGCCAAGACGAGCTGAACCATGCCGCCACCTTCCTCGCGGCTTCCTAG
- a CDS encoding site-specific integrase, translating to MIAEFADALRTKTNRNGRPYAPRTIGAYKDAAIALHHWMTKERICADFTACDVDTLNRFFRWYQRTHDQKQHESFTGGTNTKQRNLRHLFTWLAEEYEYPHPWDDKRLQRYSVPQDAAPKTLSAEFIEDVLKATGGGSPRVRDFERTRDHAIIRVLTEGLRADELLRLTVDSLHLEEGLLQVPPVKGARASRAGRIVPLQPKTVMALRRYLRAREGHRHAGGGWLWLGTRGRGRLKYSGLYRVINRRAEQAGYGHVAPHMHRHTWTHDLLSAGVSPEDVMEVGGWKDRSMLRRYGADMASDRAVTAVRRLGDRY from the coding sequence ATGATCGCTGAGTTCGCCGACGCGCTTCGAACGAAGACCAACAGGAACGGCCGCCCGTACGCTCCGCGCACCATCGGCGCGTACAAAGACGCTGCGATTGCGCTGCATCACTGGATGACGAAAGAGCGCATCTGCGCTGACTTCACCGCGTGCGATGTCGACACCCTGAACCGCTTCTTCCGCTGGTACCAGCGCACGCACGACCAGAAGCAGCATGAGAGCTTCACGGGTGGCACGAACACGAAGCAGCGCAACCTTCGGCACCTCTTCACCTGGCTCGCCGAGGAGTACGAGTACCCGCACCCGTGGGACGACAAGAGGTTGCAGCGTTACAGCGTCCCGCAGGACGCGGCGCCGAAGACGCTCAGTGCCGAGTTCATCGAGGACGTACTGAAGGCGACCGGGGGCGGCAGCCCCCGAGTGCGTGACTTCGAGCGGACCCGCGATCACGCAATCATTCGCGTTCTCACTGAGGGACTTCGAGCGGATGAGCTGCTGAGGCTCACCGTGGACAGCCTGCACCTCGAAGAGGGGCTGTTGCAGGTTCCCCCGGTCAAGGGTGCACGCGCATCCCGTGCGGGCCGCATCGTGCCGTTGCAGCCGAAGACCGTAATGGCCCTACGCCGCTACCTCCGAGCCCGTGAAGGACACCGCCACGCCGGGGGCGGGTGGCTCTGGCTCGGCACCCGTGGCCGAGGACGCCTGAAGTACAGCGGGCTCTACCGCGTGATCAACCGTCGCGCCGAACAGGCCGGGTACGGGCACGTAGCGCCCCACATGCACCGCCACACCTGGACTCACGATCTGCTATCCGCGGGAGTCTCCCCCGAGGACGTGATGGAAGTCGGCGGCTGGAAGGACCGGAGCATGTTGCGCCGGTACGGCGCCGACATGGCCTCTGATCGCGCCGTGACGGCCGTTCGCCGCCTCGGCGACCGGTACTGA
- a CDS encoding response regulator, protein MSGASGRVLVVDDNKVIRQLIRVNLELEGLEVVTAADGAECLEIVHHVRPDAVTLDVVMPRLDGIGTAARLRADRRTRDLPLAIVSACTQHEIESGLDVGIDAFLAKPFDPAELVRVVRQLLECGRDRRSGDGGGDGDGDGSVLDIDGASGLAAERSGHTERAAGPA, encoded by the coding sequence GTGTCGGGCGCGTCGGGTCGGGTGCTTGTTGTCGACGACAACAAGGTCATCCGGCAGCTGATCAGGGTCAATCTCGAGCTGGAGGGTCTCGAGGTGGTGACCGCGGCTGATGGTGCCGAGTGTCTTGAGATCGTTCACCATGTGCGGCCCGACGCCGTGACTCTCGACGTCGTCATGCCTCGGCTGGACGGGATCGGTACCGCCGCCCGGCTCCGTGCCGACCGGCGCACTCGTGATCTTCCTCTCGCCATCGTCAGCGCCTGTACGCAGCACGAGATCGAGAGCGGCCTCGACGTCGGGATCGACGCCTTCCTCGCCAAGCCCTTCGACCCCGCCGAGCTCGTACGCGTCGTACGGCAGCTCCTCGAGTGCGGAAGGGACAGGCGGAGTGGGGACGGAGGCGGTGACGGTGACGGTGACGGCAGCGTCCTCGACATCGACGGTGCGTCGGGCCTTGCCGCAGAGCGGAGCGGGCACACCGAGCGCGCCGCC